AGCGAGGGTCTTCCATGGTTCCCTGTATTATACCAGATCAGTAAATCATATGTTATCACGGTTCTACCGACTGCCTGAACTATGAACCGTATAATTTTGCACTACACATTATGTCCAATTATTTATAGATAAAATTAATCTCAAGTCAAGCCCAAGGGTCATTATGTCCCTATTATTTTCCCCAgtcgataaaatattcaagacTAAAAACGTTTTATTTCATCGGTCTTTTCATTGACCCGCAGCCGTGCACATCTAGTCTGATGCTTTCCAAATGCGTTAGCACCGCACGgggaaaaaagggaaaatcaaTAGTCCTTCAACCGGGcaaacgttaaaaaaaaaaaatctccgtgAATATCACGCCCCATCGTTCAATCCTTCTCCATGTCCTACTTTTTTGCGAAGTGACAATCCTCTACTTGTCGTGTAAACACGTACTCTCAGTCGACTTTACAGCTGAAGCATCAGGGTCGGCTGCATCAATTTGtcaacaatatatttttaaaattgataaaacaaaACCACTCACGGTTCGTTGATCAAGGGAAACACGTTGACAGGTAGTGTGGGAGGTCTGTTGTCTTCTAGCCCGACGTGTTAACGTTGTCACGGGCGCATCGAACTGAAATCTTTTGAAAACGATAATTATCTGGAATAGGCCCgccaataaatttgaatttattaatgagAAATTCGCCGGAAGTGAAGAAGACACTCTGAGACGCAGAAGACCCCAACACCCTCACCCTGGAACCACAGAAATCCGTCGAAAATTCCGGTAGTTACCTCTTATCAAAAAAGAGATATTTCAAATAACGAAACTGTGAATTAATTAGCTTAAAATACTGTATCAATTAATCGCTCGGAAGACCCATCCGCTCGTCTCCAATTCCTCAGAGGAACTGACCTAAGTAACAAACAGGTACATCACCCCGGACCTTAAGTAACGTCGCCCTAACAGGTCTTATCCATTCGAATCTGtttaaacaaacaaaaaacatAAACATCATCGCCCACACTTGCAGAACTCTAGGCTCTAAAAATATTCGCTAATACTGAGTATAAAcaacagaaaaatataaaattaattttttccctcccatTATTTCAATCAGGAATTCACCGCCTGTGTTACACCTCCAAAAATTCTCCAGAAATAATTTCCCGGATCGATTTCCTCCCGCCAATCTTCCTCAcctcaaaagaaaaaaaattcatccgcAAATGCGTGCGGTGTTTCTCATCTAGCGAGTCTTCCGGACAAGAATAGCGGGAGATCGAAGGGAGTGAGGGTGGGGTGCGCGTCACAGTGGCGATTGAGCCCATCGTATGCACATCGGcgtcgacgaaaaaaaaaaaaaaaattccgtagGTGAGAGAGCCGCGTGATATAAAGACAGATCGTCGAAGGGCTGCGATAACGCAGAGGGGTCAAAAGAGAGAAAGAACTAGCGGCCCTCTTCCTGATATAAAGTCGAGAGGAGGTGAAGGGATGGGGCAAATATTCTCAACTGGAGGTTGTCAGGGACGAGTGGACGGAGGGCTGGGGGGcgagggggaggagagggagGTGGGGGCCAGGGTATTGATTGCGACGCGACTACGGTCATGCCGACAACAGAACAGAACAGGTCGCTCGATGGTCGACGCGCGCGGACGATAAAGCGCGCGCGAGCGCGTTAACACATTTTCCGTCAGCACAATCTTAATCCATTCCCGGTTCCCCACACCATCAGCCTGGTGACTAACGTCGTGCGATGATGTTATGTGCGGGGAATGATGCAGAAGTCCGTGgaatgatttattgatttatcgattattttttgggggaaaaaatgagggaaaagggGGAGCGAGGGGATGAGAAAGTCGAGGAGACGATTTAGGGAGTTAAAAACGATATGAAAAGGGGGGAAAATATATGCAACAGCTCGTTTTCTTGGGAGAGTTACGGTTAAAGTCGATaactatcgatatctcgaaagacTCGCTCGTCTTTCTCATTGGCTCTCAGCCGTTTTGGGCggttaatttgaatttaaatttatttaatttgggGATTTTGGGTTTTGTTTGAAAGATACATTTGTTGGTTTATGAAAAGGGCAAATATCGAGACTATCGATCGATATTTGGAAAGTCTGTCTCGCTGTTTCCGGATTGGTTGACAGCTGGGTAGAGCGGGTTATTTGAATTcggaattcattcaattttgaaattgtcAATCAAGATTTTTATCATTACAGCGCGCGCTCGGTCTCGTAGGTTCATAATCGATATCTCGAATGTCTGTCTCGCCTATTTCTTATTGGCTCACGGCTGTTCTGGGCGGCTAATTTGAATTTAGTACAGAACAAAAGTCGTTACGAAAATTCTTAGATTCGGAAATTTTGCTCAAAATTTTGCTACTTCATTAGGGAATTGGGATTCGTTctcgttgaaaaaattgttggattgTGGATTGAAAGATAATAATTTGTAGTTACAGGTACACCGTAATTCTTAttgagacaaaaatatttgtgaatCTTCCGGATTTAGATGTTTACCACTTGGTTGATCTTTATCACTTGGAGTGCTCGAGGGTGAAAAGTAGAGGTTGAGAATAAATGGAGAGAGTGGGGTTCAAGGCTTGGGATTGGTTAGTTAGCAGAGATTAAGGAGATATATCCCAGCAAGGGATCTAGGTATGAACTCCCAGATTAGACGTCTGACGATTCGTAGGTTCGGCAAAGTCCAACTTTAATACTATGAGTGGGTCGTGGATGGGAGAAAGTAGCGGATTAAGGGCTCTAGATACTGGATCAGTACCGAGGAGTCCTTAAATGGGGTTTTAATAAGACAATTCGTCGCGATTTtcagaaatattgaatattaattataaaatttatgaaagtGATTAAAGAGGTTCTACATTTgttcagagaattttttttattttagagaGCTGAAGTCCGTATATTAGGTTATTTACACTTTCGTatgactcttttttttttatttaaggtaTATACAATATGATAAGTTATATTCAGAATATAATGAAACAagcaaaaaatagaaaatatctgaaaatgGAGGTTTCAAAtagtgaatgtttttttttctcgttttatacaaatttagattttaatattattttgattgaCTAATTTGCTCATTCTTGGATACATTCTTTTTCCAATAATTGTAAACGATTGTAAACGAGCTCCATAAGGTGGCAAATATCCCAGGATCGGACCTCCATGAAACATTAACTCTCTCTGTTGATCATAGACAGGACAATGCCATAAAACATAGTCGAGGTCCTCATAGTCATAATCGCACCTCTGTTTCGGAAATTCTATGACTCCTTCACGCCAAAGGGAATAAGAAGCCAAATGGTAATGCCTTCCCGAGCTCTATTTACCCACGACACACTGCGACGACAGGGATTTCTGCCACTAAACCATCATATAACACTCAATATTAATTCGATTACATAGTCTCATTACAAATTACTTGGATTAACCCTGGATTCCACAGTCTTTTAGGTATCTCCATATTTACTTTGTGTATTTACAATCCGTAAGATTGACAAATTTTGATGTGTTGCCGGGTTGGGCCCGATATTTGCTGTGAATTGGGacttggaaatatttatttcgaaaattttgaaGTAATATCGGGATACGGGGTATGCAACAAAATGTTCAGACCTCTGCTCTGGTCTCAATGTTCTGTCGCGTCGATGCCGGAGCGCATAGACTCGCCAAACTATATCGGAGTGCGCGACTTGGAGCGGTAATCGTTGTCACGCTGTGAGTAGACCACCGTCAGAGCAACCGGCCAGTCCCTCGCTCTCTGTACACCGGTTACTGTAACTGCATATCGAGTTGGTGACAAAGACAGAAAGCACCCACTCAACTCATGGCTCTCGTGCGCGGGCTTTTGGTATACAGTTGAACATTGGGGGGTCAGAAGCCAGCGAAATGCCAGGAAAAGTACCAACTTGCTTCAGCTCAACCCTCGCCTCATCGTCGCCGTCTGAGTTGTCGAGGGACGACGATGAGGTGCCAGTGGATATCTTAAATTTCGACAAAGTATCGAGAATTCGCCGGGTGTTATTGACCTCGCGGTATCATCGATAGATCGGTGGAGACATCAATCGATTGGATACGAGAGTTTAATTTGCATTGTTAAATGGTtgggaaaaatcaatgaattactTCCGTCATTGTGATCCGGATGGCTTATGAGTGATTAATGAAGACTTCTTCTGGGTGAAGGGGGGGTTAAAACAACTCCACGTGTGCCAGTGTTTATGGTTCGCGAATATAATCAAAACATAGGGGGAATAGTGATGATAGATCAGTGGAATAGTGCGGTGAAATGATAGATTCACGTGAATTACGGTACCCGGGATGTATTAATGGGGCGAATGGGGATGAAAAATCCATTGGATGTATGTTGACCTCGTCGCCTGCAGCATCCAGTCACAAAGGAGGTGGAGGAAGGAGGTGGAGAAAGAGGATCGATGCCATGTCGAGACGTGACTTGCAGTTGGGTCACGCGTCGATGCACAGGATCAGCGTGATTATACGCTTgtagaatatttcaattaataagtTGATCAATTTCACGATCTGTCACAGACACCAGCTGAGATAGTGTGCAATTACCAGGAATTCTAATGTCTTCCTCCAACCCACCCCGATACGCTGTCCTTTACatttgcactggtgtagtgcAGAATCAGCCGACTCAGCCGACTCAGCCGTGATATATGAACCAAAACATTAGATATAAACGCAGTCACTCATGCGGCCAATTTCCTCGTATTTCTTCCATTGATTAAAACTAGGTGAAAACTGACACTTCCGGTTTATGTGAATTATCAATCATTGATTAATGGGATATACTGGATACGTGACACGAtgagaatcaatttttttatgattcatggatttgattaattatatttGACGAATTTCGTTGACAAGAGGGGGAGAGAGATGGATTGCTGCAATTATGTGCAGCCCTATCCCGGACATGGGCATTTCTATCAGCAACATTTTTGTTATGACAACATGAATGGATATGCTGGCGGCTATGGTGCAGCTCCGATTGCCGATACGATCGAAGTTAACGCGCGATATGCGAGGCTACATGCTGCTTATCCGACaggttattgaattttctatttcagTGCATGGGAATTGGATGGATTTTAACCGATTAATTCGCCAGTGCGGTTTCAAGGAGGAAAGTAAACGGAAAATTACACTTTCCggcaaatcattttttttctggttgaTTTCTTAGTAGGAGTATTGTTGTTTAATTTTACATGCTCTGAGGGAACAAATTATTTTGCCAATTGCATTTATTTCGGGCaattaaatacaaaaaatctcCATTCAAAATTCGGTTTAggttcttgttttttttttttaatatatttgcGCTCTTGTGTTTGCGGAGTTGCTCTCCCATCATATCACATTGCACCCCAATGACAGACTCTCGAGGTGACCAGGGTAACCATGGAAAACCCTAGCCGACACAACGTCCAGACCCGCGTTTCCTAGAAAAATGTTTCTCCTAATATTCTCCGATGATTTTTGGTATCTAGACTTCTGTTTAACAATTTCCAAAAGATTAAAAATGTCAATACTCCGAGCTGAACTCCAACCCAAGATGTTCGGGGTTCGGTCTCCGACCGAGCGCTTTAACCACATCGGCCACCGTCGTCGGTTAGTTAATTCCTCAGGACCGGTGAGGATGCGCTCGGTAAAAATTCCGTGGCTGTCTGCCATTAGTCTCTGAGGTTCTACAAAAATTCGAGTTCACTCAGTAACTGTTCCTCAAACGATTCgactccagaattttttactgaacttcTCTCTTCGCGGACATTTGGCTTCCGTTGACGCGTTTCTAGATTTCATCTGCTGATGGTTCCTATTGAACCGCTCGGGAGAATTGAGTTTACCTATTTTTTTGATGAGTTTATTTTATACTCTCTCGAAGAAGTCCGGCAAATGTTACAGCAGTTCAGGGCAAGAATGATGTACATGTCTGGCACTTTGCCTACGATGAACGAGTTAGTGCTCGTCCAAAGCCAAAATCAATATACCTCCGGGTCAAAGTATTTTTTGCAGGTTCGACTACATCACACAAACGTTgttatattcatttatttattgtaacaATTAAATTTACCATTGGAAGAGTAAAAGGAGCTCCAGCCGAAAACGCTCAacacagaatatttttttttgcaaatttcgGTCAAAacgtcaattgaatttttcaaaacagtCTCGCCGCTTGCCCTATTAATTAACATTATTGTGAGTTCAATGGACACGATAATTAACACAAAAGTTTCACATATTTGTGTAGACTACGTGTACAATCCGAAGGAGGCCCGATTGCGGAAAGCAATGCGCGAGCAGAATCGCGAATTATCGAGGCAGTCGGTCTTATCTGCGCCAATTTCAACCCCTGAGAATGCAACAAACAACACCGGCAGTAATTCTACACCAGTTTCAACGAATTTTATTAATCTATCAATGACGTGTTCATCGCCAGCACCTCCGGGCCAGAGTGGTTCGTCCTTGTCGGGCAGTTCGTCCTATAATCCTGGGAGGATCAATCCGTGGTTTCCAATCGGTCATGCAACACCCGGAGATCACGTGAAACAGATGATTCCCTACAGAGTGAGTTTTCCATTCCATATGTTCGTTATCTTTAAAATTCCCATATCAATTCActatttttgtcaattttttgttcaaattCTAAAGACCCTGccaaaaaacaatatttgcatggcgagaaaaatttttgcgcTATTCAAGTCGTATCTTATTTCTGCTATGCAGTACTTGTAGATAAGAAGTTCACCTGTAGATAAGGTAATAATGATAGACTAACAATCTTGTAATGGAATATTAATGGTACCATTTTACAAATTGATATTACCCCTAGTTcggaataaaaagaaaatgaatgatGAGATTGTTTGATTTGCAATCGTACCTTATCGATTTAGCATTTAATTCACTTGCGCTGATGCAAATCTGGGACTTTTTCGAACTATTTTTGGGCAAAACCAAGGGACATCCATTGGGCCTTTTACTCCATTCATATGTTGGACTTTTCGACCAACGAACGTCCATCAATCGTCCATAAGATTTGAATAGTAACAtaatagtaatttttattgtccaACCGATGCACCGAAGCTACATAAACGTTCTCCAAGTGATCAACAGACTAAGTCTGGAATTCTCAAAGTCAGGACGTCCATTTGACTAACTAGACTGGTACTGGACGTCCCATGATTGCCACTCAGACCTTGAAACGTTCAATGGACGTAATTGAGAACTGAGAAGGTCCATTGAACGTTCTTGTTTAACAAAGTGGACATCCAATCCAGACGACCTCCAAATGACACCACAGACTGAGTCTGGGATTCGTTCAGACGGCACGTCCATTCCAACCCTTCCTCCAACCCTAGACTAGCACAGGACATCCCACGGCCCCCACTGAAACCTCCAGACGTTAATTCGACACAATTCAGAGGAAAAAATCCCCAGGACGTTTTTATTTGATAACCGGACGTCCTTATTTTCATGAGGGACATCCAGGTAATATTAGATTATCGATTTAGCAGATGATGCAGGCCCACCAGCGCACCTTCGACAAGGCAAAAGATGTTTTGAGGAACCAGACGTCTATTGCTGAATGTGGAACAGCTTTTCCATCATCAAGCCCGGCATCATGTTATCCAGGGGATTTTTCCCTTCACGGTTCCGCTCAGCAGTCGAGAATTTCTCCGGTTGATAGTGACACCCGTACCAATGGAACTGGCCTCGAGAGCAACGATTACTGCGGCATTGGGGAATTCACAGACGGCCAGAAGTGGCATCCTTACCAGGTGAGTTTACAATCGATCGCATTGACACGGTTTCCCTCTGCCTTCACACATCGCTAATtcctatttttacattttcattttacctTTTCTATCTCTATTGTTCATTGGTTTGTATTTAGAACGGCCCAACAACCTACCACTCGCGCAGTGGACCGATGACAAAAATATCGACTCGTCATGCTATGCAAAATGTCAACACCATTAATTCACATGCACAGGGACCATGGAATCAATTTTGCGGTGTCTCGATGTGTGAGTTGTACTAATTTGTCGTTTCACTTCATTTGGGTAATGAGTGCCCTGGGAAATGATTTTGAAGATACTTTTCGAAGTATTAGCAGAAGAAAATATCTCTTGGGACAAATATatctttaatattttttattccactaaTAATGAcggggaattaattaattaagatcGGCAATGTAGAGTTGTGTCCAATCGATTTGTTTTTTCAGCCCCGATGGCCGCACAGAGTCCGCTAATCCGCAGCCCAAGGCACATGGTAATGCTCCAAAATCAACAGGAACGACACTGTTTCCCTGATGAACTTCCTCTGCCCTATGTCACCAATAAAATTGATCTGGCCCCACGAATGCCACCCGGTTACTCTCAATCGACTTATCGGGTAATGTCTctctttgaaatttcattaatccCAGCTTGGTCACCCTCTGCCCTCGTTATTTTGATGAAAACGTTGGCGAATCGACTCTACAATGTCCGACCACATCGCATGTCGAGTACTTTCATTTGATACGTGAAAGGAAAAGTTtctttttggaaatatttctttcagcaattttgaaaatttattataggGTTCTAAAGtcagttttttcaaatttttccaatcTGCAGCAATTCTCTAACCGAGTGACTGTTTTAGGATTAAATTAAACCGAGTTCATGAAAATCTATTTAATATCGATATTCGCTACCTTCAGGAGGCGGAAAAAGGTCTCGACGGAGCGCCGAGGTGGCAATCTGGAAATCCGGAGCCTCCAGTGAACAATTTGATGACCCAACAGCCAGAGGCACATGTTGAGGACAACCAAAAGCAACCGAAGAAAGAGGAGACTAAAGATTTTACTGATGATGAAACAGATAAGCCTGAGATGCCCTCGAAACAACCTTTACCTGGTTTTCATCAGGCTTTTGGGTCCACAGAAATTGGAAGATTCTCCAGATCTGAATTTTTTGCCAATATGGTCagtgaaaatggaaatgtaAGTAGATGTATCGATAGAAGTCAAAGTAATCATAGAACGTCTGATTCATCGTCCTGCAGCGGTGAAGCTCCCAACGGTTTGCTTCACTCTCCTTGTGATTTTAATGGCCTCTGCTTGACTCCCCACTGCGAAGGTGTAAGAAATTCTATACCTCGGTGGCATAGTCCGTATGTCAGTGCTATTACCGGGGAGatttaatcaaatttatttgggcaaaaaaaattattgggcctgagaatattgaaatattttcggtgatttctgaatatttatcatttcattGGTTTGAGCCAACGTGAAGGAGCCACCTGGACTGATTGTCGCGGAATAATCCACAGGAAACTCTgattttggaataaaaaaatctaaagatCATGTTTGTGGATAAAATTAAGATCAATGAATTGGATGTATCAGTTGGATCGCTTTAATGATTCATGAATGTAAAGGAAaaacttcattaaaaaaatctcaatattCTTGAGCTGAGGCTGCGGTGAGTCATTGAAGTCAGAGCCAATGAAGATTCCACAGAATAATCGTATGCCTT
This genomic interval from Diachasmimorpha longicaudata isolate KC_UGA_2023 chromosome 4, iyDiaLong2, whole genome shotgun sequence contains the following:
- the LOC135161925 gene encoding uncharacterized protein LOC135161925 isoform X3, with amino-acid sequence MDCCNYVQPYPGHGHFYQQHFCYDNMNGYAGGYGAAPIADTIEVNARYARLHAAYPTDYVYNPKEARLRKAMREQNRELSRQSVLSAPISTPENATNNTGSNSTPVSTNFINLSMTCSSPAPPGQSGSSLSGSSSYNPGRINPWFPIGHATPGDHVKQMIPYRQMMQAHQRTFDKAKDVLRNQTSIAECGTAFPSSSPASCYPGDFSLHGSAQQSRISPVDSDTRTNGTGLESNDYCGIGEFTDGQKWHPYQNGPTTYHSRSGPMTKISTRHAMQNVNTINSHAQGPWNQFCGVSMSPMAAQSPLIRSPRHMVMLQNQQERHCFPDELPLPYVTNKIDLAPRMPPGYSQSTYREAEKGLDGAPRWQSGNPEPPVNNLMTQQPEAHVEDNQKQPKKEETKDFTDDETDKPEMPSKQPLPGFHQAFGSTEIGRFSRSEFFANMVSENGNLIPEGYFFPSIIPYPHKKPSAEEIGPNECYWIGPIVGFPMANMTNPSKCTPYMELPPRMNRDWMFPGRMMPQDHVPMMERPEFFFHDNYPRFNVPERVHFKEDQSTDESSTSRTEGSRCPFEGSEDQEKNEGEESDEQKDVEEEEDDQFINVDDD
- the LOC135161925 gene encoding uncharacterized protein LOC135161925 isoform X1; the encoded protein is MSNYQFIVFSEKGQNGIKPQDRSRSSSTEEMVLPSTPDQVINSPTDENTRPTRRDAKKQIRVEPSRSRKREIPSDPLQLSLDYQQDSTENASALKRGGKSSVGKAKIPRPANAFMLFANDWRKKLAADNPRESNKDISVRLGALWKSLEKHEKEKYFAFAREVDAEHKRKYPDYVYNPKEARLRKAMREQNRELSRQSVLSAPISTPENATNNTGSNSTPVSTNFINLSMTCSSPAPPGQSGSSLSGSSSYNPGRINPWFPIGHATPGDHVKQMIPYRQMMQAHQRTFDKAKDVLRNQTSIAECGTAFPSSSPASCYPGDFSLHGSAQQSRISPVDSDTRTNGTGLESNDYCGIGEFTDGQKWHPYQNGPTTYHSRSGPMTKISTRHAMQNVNTINSHAQGPWNQFCGVSMSPMAAQSPLIRSPRHMVMLQNQQERHCFPDELPLPYVTNKIDLAPRMPPGYSQSTYREAEKGLDGAPRWQSGNPEPPVNNLMTQQPEAHVEDNQKQPKKEETKDFTDDETDKPEMPSKQPLPGFHQAFGSTEIGRFSRSEFFANMVSENGNLIPEGYFFPSIIPYPHKKPSAEEIGPNECYWIGPIVGFPMANMTNPSKCTPYMELPPRMNRDWMFPGRMMPQDHVPMMERPEFFFHDNYPRFNVPERVHFKEDQSTDESSTSRTEGSRCPFEGSEDQEKNEGEESDEQKDVEEEEDDQFINVDDD
- the LOC135161925 gene encoding uncharacterized protein LOC135161925 isoform X2 produces the protein MSNYQFIVFSEKGQNGIKPQDRSRSSSTEEMVLPSTPDQVINSPTDENTRPTRRDAKKQIRVEPSRSRKREIPSDPLQLSLDYQQDSTENASALKRGGKSSVGKAKIPRPANAFMLFANDWRKKLAADNPRESNKDISVRLGALWKSLEKHEKEKYFAFAREVDAEHKRKYPDYVYNPKEARLRKAMREQNRELSRQSVLSAPISTPENATNNTGSNSTPVSTNFINLSMTCSSPAPPGQSGSSLSGSSSYNPGRINPWFPIGHATPGDHVKQMIPYRMMQAHQRTFDKAKDVLRNQTSIAECGTAFPSSSPASCYPGDFSLHGSAQQSRISPVDSDTRTNGTGLESNDYCGIGEFTDGQKWHPYQNGPTTYHSRSGPMTKISTRHAMQNVNTINSHAQGPWNQFCGVSMSPMAAQSPLIRSPRHMVMLQNQQERHCFPDELPLPYVTNKIDLAPRMPPGYSQSTYREAEKGLDGAPRWQSGNPEPPVNNLMTQQPEAHVEDNQKQPKKEETKDFTDDETDKPEMPSKQPLPGFHQAFGSTEIGRFSRSEFFANMVSENGNLIPEGYFFPSIIPYPHKKPSAEEIGPNECYWIGPIVGFPMANMTNPSKCTPYMELPPRMNRDWMFPGRMMPQDHVPMMERPEFFFHDNYPRFNVPERVHFKEDQSTDESSTSRTEGSRCPFEGSEDQEKNEGEESDEQKDVEEEEDDQFINVDDD